Sequence from the Megalops cyprinoides isolate fMegCyp1 chromosome 4, fMegCyp1.pri, whole genome shotgun sequence genome:
TAATGATTTAATAACTGCCACGATACTTCAGGATGCTATAATTACATCCCCGTTTCCAGCTCAAAATAGAGAGAATTCTCAGGCAATGCTACACTGTCAGTATGTGTATATAGCCttgatgtgtaaaatgtgctCCACCACACGAGAGAAaaccacatgcatgcagaccCAGTAATATGAAGCCGGTTCTAAGGTTGGCCTGGTGGTGTAGTGTGATATAGATATGCAGAGGTGGAGAAGGGGGCTATGCTGATGTCGTGGGCAGTAATTAGACAGGAAGGCTCACGAGGTATCATGTAAACATACCATAGCGGTAAACAGACCTCTTCTCCTACCAAGGAGCCACAGTGAACTCTggtcagagacaggcagacattgGTGGGATCACCCTTACAACCCAAGACCCCTGGAGCCTGTTTATGCACCTCTGTGTGGTCAAGGTTCTGGAATATCCATATCCCAATAAATTCCATTCATGATTCCAAGAGGAAGATTCTAGAACTCCTTTTTCGTTTACAACCAACACAAAGCAAGACATCCAACACCCGCACAACTCCTTAGACTTAGAGTGCAGGAGATGAAACTACCGCATATTTAATAGATtaatacactttattttaaCTGCATCAGTATCATTTGTAAAAGGACCCATATGTTCATTGCAACCTATGACAAACCAAACTGCTCTGCAATTTGATCAACTACAATACAAGACCTCTGAGAAAGAAGTTCTTTTATAACTAagttcatatttttataaataaaaaatgattttaaaatgtcttaatcACAGGAATCATTCCAAAACATGTCAAATgcaattgctttttaaaagtaagCAATTCTGGTTTgttgacattaaaaaaacaactagtGAAAAGGTTTGTGagtcttttaaataaatgcctcatttctctctgtcccctctcatGAATATTAGTAATTAGAGTAAAGACAACATATAAACAGCCATCTAATGAGACTTCAAGTGGCATTCCCTGGGTAAAAGATGACATGGGCATTAATTTCTCCAGATTCTACAATGCAGATCATGAAGAGTACAGCATCAGGAGATGTGAAATGCAAAGTGGCAGGTTTGCTGAGGTTAGCGCAGCTGACAATTAGAAACAACTTCAAACCAagcagaaaatgagaaaactTCAGTGCAGCACGTTAACTGCTAATGACAGTAACAGCTGGCTAAGGCAGTGGCAATTCTAGCACGAGcacagaatgtgaaatgtgagttGTTTTAATGACATCTTAATGTGTGTTCaatgtgtgttttacagaataaatatgCATTCCATGTTTAAGGTGCATTTGACAAAATTTCTTTTGTGCTTAACAATATATTGCTATTTGTCTTGATTTTCTAAAGTCCTGTAACACACCCTTACACAAAACATCTTATTTATATCTACGAACTAAAATTCTGACAGAAGAATGACCTTATGGAGCACAGTGACTTTGTCAACCGAGGTATAAGTATTGATTATTCCTACTCCTTCCCCTTTGAAATGACTGTCTCTTCTTTACTGAATTCTCCAAAAAGTCATTCAACAAAACGTCAGCCATCAGCGAGCAAGTTCTTCTCATGGGAGGAGTTTAATTTCTCCCAGTATTATGAATGTGGAAGGCCGTGTGCAATGTGAAGGTTTCAGGTCACTCTGTTATCGTCCAATCAGAAGTCCACAGCCTTGAGCTTGCGCTCCTCCTCCTGGGTGAGGGGTTCCTGGGCCAGGATCTTGCCGTGCAGCCGGTGGTGTTTGCCGATGCCCAGCTTCGGTAGGCCGCGGTTCAGCCCCTCCAGCAGCACGCACGACTTGCAGAGCGCCTGGCTGGAGATGTATCCGCAGCGGCCGCAGCTGCCCTGCACCGGCATGCGCACGCCCTCCCGCACTGACAGGTTCTCCCCGGAGTGGATGACGTCGATGATGGAGCTGGGCCGCACCGCCTCCAGGTCCTTTAGGAAGGCCCGGGCGTGGCCGCGGTAGGCGTTGGGGGAGTAGACACACTCGGTGGAGAAGTAGTCCAGCTTCTTAAAGTAGGCGTAGAGCACGATCTCCTTCTCATAGGCGTACTTGAGGGGCTTGCACCGGGGCACCGCGCCCTCCCCCTCACTGGCTGTGCTGATGGCTGTGCACCGTCGCAGCCGGGCGATGTCGCCCCGCAGTACGTTCATCAGCACCGTCTCCGCCACGTCGTCCGCGTTGTGACCTACGGGCGACAGGCGGGGGTCAGGCAAGCGTGTCCCACCCCCCCAGGCAACAACCTCCAACAGTCCTGGACCTCAGCCTGGGCGATCTCATTTACGCTGACGCACAACTGCGGGCTTAATTTCTAACACGCTTCAAAAACAGTTTGCTCAATCAGTGGATATGAATGTGATGACACCTCACCGCTTAGAAACTGACACTTAAATCTCTGCGATTATTTTGGGCGGGACAGAAAATAGAGCGCAGTATTGCATTGCAATTATTTGCCGTCACTTCCCCTGCATCGGTCCTAAATAACCGGTGTGAATGTTCCAGAATATATGtagaaatacaaatattaagTCAACAGAGAGATTAAAactgtttatatgtgtatatgcatgtgtgtgtatgtgcgcgcgtgtgtgtgtatgtgtgtgtgtgtgtgtgtgtgtgcgtgcgtgtgtgtgtgtgcagattttTATGTcaacaaatatttaaactttGCAAAAATAATAGCAAGGTGCTGAATGGCACATTTTAGTTCAGAAAATGTAGTGAATTTTAATGTATGCCATTGGAGGGTTCTGGCCACTCATCTTCCAGTCCTGGGTTGTACGTGATGGTGAGACACCCACCTGTGCAGATCTTATCCACCTTCAGCATCATGGCCCCCCTGTCCAGCGCCTGCCTGCGGAAGACCCCACAGAAGGTGCAGTTGTTCTTCAGTCCGACCTGCTTGACAATGGCATCCATGGTCCAGCCGTACAGCTCCTCATAGGACACGATCTTCAGCGGCAGGTCGTACTGCTGCTGGTTCCTCTTCACGGTCTCCAGGGAGTCGTCGCGGTAACCGGTGATGCCCTCGTCCACGGAGAGCAGCAGGAGCTTCAGCCCGTAGCTGTAGCGCTCGTTGAGCACCTTCAGAACATGGGCCAGCACGGTGGAGTCCTTTCCGCCTGAGGCCCCGATGGCCACCGTCTCCCCAGGGCTGAAGAGCCGCGCCGACACAATGGTCTGGTGCACCTCCTCCTCGAAGGCCCAGAAGAAGCACTCCTTGCAGAGGGAATGGCCCGTTTTGGGCCGCTTCAGCACGGCTCGTTTCTGCTCGCAGCTGCTGCACAAGACGGGCATGGTGACCGAGGCTACCTAAACGCTCCGCTGCGAGAatcagagagacaaaaaagtGAGGAATTCAATCATTGTGTGTAACATGCAAACCCTGCAAGTCGACCCAGTTTGCACACAAGAAAGTTAAGCTCAAACAGGTCAATCAGTGATCACTGCAGAATCTTTGTGAAGGCCCCACAGACATGGCGTACTGACAAACCTCTACCCTACGCAGTGTTCACAGCTCAGCCTGGGTATAAAGAACAATTAGCTACAGACTAAGATACAAAAACTCGTAAAAAGAGTAAACTAAATAGACAAATACATTCCGCAGAGTACAGTTTAACATACTAACTTTTACCACAAGTTATGTCACGTTTGTGGCCTCACTGCCAGATGTTCCTCCTGAACAACTGCTATCCGTGGGGATTGCTATTTTCGCCCTAGTGGTGTATATGGCAGGGAATTGGAAAAAGACAATCACAcgtttcaaaacaaattttctcaaatgtgtgcagtgttgaATTTCTTCTTAAACCTCTCGCATTGtattaaattactgtcatttaaaagacgctattttatccatttatacagctggctatttactgaggcaattgtgggttaagtaccttgctcgagggtacaacagcagtgccccatcggGGAATCGATCCAGCGACTTCCattggttacgagccctgctccttaggtctatgctacactgctgtccccaTACTAGCTACAGTGCAATGAGTTTGCAACGTTTTAATATGCATTATTCAGGTCTCGCTACAGGGGAGTTAGTTTACTGACAAGCCACTCACATTCAGCATTCCTACCTGATGAACTGGTATAAGTATGCATAGCTTCCAGCAAGCAAAGAAATCCCCCAATTTTCGTTCTAGTTTGAGCTAGCTACGTAACATGCGTAGACTAACGTTACCTAAGAGCCAGGTGCATATTGTTTTTGAATATTGTTCATCTAAACAACTAGCTAACGTCGATTACCGAAGATGTGCAGACCACGTTGGCTTTATATCCAGAGGAATGTTTTCCTAACTCACAGTCATATATGTTAACTTTActaggctagctagctagacagcgAGCTTATAGCTGTAgccagctatctagctagcaacATTTCGTCCGGTTAAATACACCTAACTCGTTAATTACGACAAGACTCGGTAAGTTAGTATGTGAAAAGCACAGATCTGATACATAATATGAAACAAGGATAATGTTTGAGTCCAGCGATTTAGttagctacatagctagctagcaagccgACTATCTTGCACACAATCACAATTGTTGAAACATCAAAACACAATTACCTGAGAACGTGAACTGTTGGATTATTTACGTCGCTGGAGTAGATTTAAGACAAGACagtaatttacagtaaaatCTAACATATTTCAACTACTCATGTGCGTTTCCATGCTTGATTCCACACTTTCTTCTTCCGGTGCCAATGCAAGACAACGAGACAAATCGCGTACCCTCGCACTGACTCCGGATCGGCTATAGCGTCTTTCTAACCAATGGCCGGTGTTAGTATCATAGTTGCATTCGCTGACTTCAAATCAGCGGCTGTGATGAGgggacacagagcaggagaaacCGGAAATAAGAAGTTTAGGTTAGTCCTTTGAATACTAAATATCTGTGTAGTTGTCAGGTGCGGCGCGATGGGTGCGCTCTTTTCCAACGTCATTGTAAGGggtttttaaatcaaatgtacAATGTTAATGCCAGACACCTTCTTACACACGTCTCCCCGCTGTCAGCTAATGTAAATTCAAAGCTGTATAATGTTCTATAAGAAATGAGGAAATCGATGTGATGTGGTCACAGTACAGTACCATAGTGTTTTTGCTGTTAGGGATATTCAAGGTGGTGGGGGTTATTTCACGGTTCGTAGCTCCTGGTTTTAATAGAAGTAGGTCATGTAAGATTCTGCGCCAGTCACAAGATTCTGGATTAGCGGAAGCTTTACTTTCTCATGATGGTTGGGGTTAGAATTAAGGTTAGTTATGCTGATCCACGCACTGGTTGCTTAGGGGAGAAAAGTAATCAGGAATTTCAGGAACTCTTCCCATATGGGAGTTCATTTGGACAGTCGTGAACTCAAGTAAACATTTATAATTTCATGTATTcgtgtattcatttggcaggctctcttatccagagcagctcacaAAGTGCATTCAACAGGTTTGGCAATTagcttcattacattacattacgttacataacattactggcatttagcagacgctcttatccagagcaacttactttAGTCACAGgttgttacaattttatccatttacacagctggatatttactgaggcaattgtgggttaagtaccttgcagaagggtacagcagcagtcccccccctgggaaatcaaaccagcaatgttttggttatgagtcttgctccttaaccactatgcaacactgccacccccccaaaaaagagaTGAGCTGAAGTCACCTGTATTCATTCTTCTTCACGACAACACAAGCCCTGGCGCTTCATAGACACTAAAACAGTaccatccttgaaatgcagttGCCACTGAGGGAAGCATTGCCACAATGGGATTAGGTGGCGTTAAAGCACATACAACCGTAAACCATTACCATACATTACAATTAAACCGCGCAACTTTAAATACCACAGGTCTGTGTCAGCACAACATGTTTACGGCTGAACTAATGCCACTGCAAAAGCCTGAGGTGCCACTAGGGTTTTATCATTTAGGTTTAAAATCATACTCAATTTCACAGCTGCTATGTAAAATTGGTGGTAAGAGGGGGATGTATTAGACAAAATAGAGGCCAGATGTGGTCTCAATAGGTGCAGTTTTAGTTGGCAACAGAAAATGGAACCTGTAGTTCTGACCACAGTGGAGA
This genomic interval carries:
- the ctu1 gene encoding cytoplasmic tRNA 2-thiolation protein 1 is translated as MPVLCSSCEQKRAVLKRPKTGHSLCKECFFWAFEEEVHQTIVSARLFSPGETVAIGASGGKDSTVLAHVLKVLNERYSYGLKLLLLSVDEGITGYRDDSLETVKRNQQQYDLPLKIVSYEELYGWTMDAIVKQVGLKNNCTFCGVFRRQALDRGAMMLKVDKICTGHNADDVAETVLMNVLRGDIARLRRCTAISTASEGEGAVPRCKPLKYAYEKEIVLYAYFKKLDYFSTECVYSPNAYRGHARAFLKDLEAVRPSSIIDVIHSGENLSVREGVRMPVQGSCGRCGYISSQALCKSCVLLEGLNRGLPKLGIGKHHRLHGKILAQEPLTQEEERKLKAVDF